The following nucleotide sequence is from Microbacterium arborescens.
GTCGAGGCGGCGCTCGATGATGCGAACCTCGGGCGGCTGCTCGGCGTCTTCGAGCAGCTCCGAGAGTCGAGTCAGCTCATCGTGATCACGCATCAAAAGCGCACGATGGAGATCGCGGATGCCCTCTACGGCGTGTCCATGCGTCAGGACGGGGTGTCGGCGGTCGTGGGCCAGCGCGTACGTGAGCGTGCAGGCGCCGTAGGCTGAGGGGTATGGCCGAGAATCCCTGGTCGCTCTCGCGCGCGTTGCGCGGGCTCTTCGTCAAGCCGACCATCGACGAGAACACGTGGGACGACCTCGAGACGGCGCTCCTGACCGCCGACTTCGGGCCCGACATCACCGAGCGCCTGGTGGACGACCTGCGCGGCAAGGTCGAACGCTACCGCACGACCGACCCTCGCGACCTCCAGCGGATGCTGAAGGAGACGCTCGAGGAGCGGTTCGCCGCCTTCGACTCGACTCTGCGCTTGACCGAACGTCCCGCGGTGGTCCTGGTCGTCGGGGTCAACGGGGTGGGCAAGACCACGACGATCGGCAAGTTCGCCAAGTTCCTGCAGCGCTACGGCCGCTCGGTCGTCGTCGGCGCTGCCGACACCTTCCGCGCCGCTGCCGTCGATCAGCTCGCGACGTGGGCCGAGCGCGGCGGTGCTCAGATCGTCCGCCCGCAACAGGAAGGGCAGGATCCGGCTTCGGTCGCTTTCCAGACGATCGACTACGCCAAGCAGACGGGCACCGAGATCGTGCTCGTCGACACGGCCGGCCGCCTTCACACCAAGGGCGGGCTCATGGACGAACTCACCAAGATCCGCCGCGTCATCGAGAAGCAGGCACCCATCAGCGAGGTGCTGCTGGTTCTCGACGCGACGACCGGTCAGAACGGCGTCATGCAGGCCGAGGCGTTCCTCGAGCACGCGGGAGTGACCGGCCTGGTGCTCACGAAACTCGACGGCTCCGCCCGCGGCGGATTCGTCCTCGCGGTGCAGGAGCGCACCGGCATCCCCGTGAAGCTGCTCGGTCAAGGAGAGGGCATCAACGACCTCACCGGCTTCACCCCGCACGTCTTCGCGTCGGCGCTCGTCGATTGACTCCCGCGCCGCGCCGCATCAGGACTTCCCCCGCACCCTCACGGCTGGTTTCATAAACACATGGCGATCGAGCACGACTACTTCGGACTCCTCGAGTCGGGGCCGGACGGATCGATCTTCTGGTCGGATCACGTCGAGATCGGTGACCAGACGGTCACCGTCGACCTGACGGCTCCGGATCAGGATGACGTGTCCGCCGCCGCCCTCGATGTCGCTGCCGCGATGATCTCGGCGATCGAATCGATCGACCTGTCTGCCCGCAATGCCATGGTCTCCGAGCTCAACGATCGCACGAGCGAGGTGATCGAGTTCATCCTCCAGCAGCAGGAGGAGCTCGGCGAAGACATCGAGTCGTACCTGGTCGACATCTCAGGCGACGTTCATATGGACGTCATCCGATCGCTTCAGCTGATCAGCATGACGATCCTGGCCGACGAGCATGGGGGATCCGACCCGTTCGCCGTGCTCGAATATGCCCTCGACCCCGACTCGACCGAAGAGGTCCTTCTGGTCAATCTCACCAGCGACGGCAGCATCCAGTCGGTCACCAGCGCGGACTGACGTGCAGACCTTCCTGCCGTACCCCTCGTTTTCAGAATCGGCGGCAGTACTCGACATGGCGAGGCTCGGCAAGCAGCGGGTCGAGACGTTGCAACTCCTGCGCGCCAATACTGTGGCGGGCTATGGCTGGCGGAACCACCCGGCCGCAAAGATGTGGCGAGGGTATCTGCCGGCGCTGACGGCGTACGGCCTTGCGATGACCGACGCGTGGATCGCGGCCGGTCGCGCCGACACGGTCCGGCCGCAACTGCGGGAGTTCGCGCCCGATGTCGACGGAATCTCTGAGAGTGATCTCGAGATGCCACCGTGGCTCGGCGACGAGGCGTTCCATCTGTCTCACCGCTCGAACCTCTTGCGCAAGGATGCCGCCTACTACCGGCCGCGCTTCGGTGACGTCCCCGACGACCTTCCCTATGTCTGGCCGCCGGACCCGACCGCGACCTGAGCGGGGCGTGGCCAGGCCCCCCGGGTCGTCAGACGGCCTGCGCGAATCCTGACTGCGCCGAGTCGGCGAGATGTGCCAGGTGCGGCGGGATGTCGCGGCCCTTCGCGACCATCGACTGCGCCCACAAGCGTCCGGCGCGGTAAGAGGATCTCACGAGCGGGCCGGCAAGCACCCCCAGGAAGCCGATGCGCTCGGCCTCCTCTCGGAAACCGACGAACTCCTCGGGCTTCACCCACCGGTCCACGGGCAGGTGGCGCGGTGTGGGGCGGAGGTACTGCGTGATCGTGATGATGTCGGTCCCGGCGTCGTGGAGATCCTGCAGAGCCTGGACGACCTCGTCGGGTGTCTCGCCCATGCCGAGGATGAGGTTCGACTTCGTGATGAGCCCGGCGTCACGGGCACGTGTGATCACTCCGAGCGAGCGCTCGTAGCGGAACGCTGGTCGGATCCGCTTGAAGATACGGGGGACCGTCTCGACGTTGTGGGCGAAGACCTCTGGCCGCGACGCGAACACCTCGTCGAGCTGTGCGGCATCCCCGTTGAAGTCCGTCGCGAGGATCTCGACGCCCGTACCCGGGTTGTCGGCGTGGATACGACGGACCGTCTCTGCGTGCAGCCACGCCCCGCCGTCGGCGAGGTCATCGCGTGCCACGCCCGTCACCGTCGCGTAGCGCAGTTGCATCCGGTGGACGCTCTCGGCGACGCGACGCGGCTCGTCGGTGTCGTACTCGGCGGGCTTCCCCGTGTCGATCTGACAGAAGTCGCAGCGCCGTGTGCACTGCGACCCGCCGATGAGGAAGGTCGCTTCTCGGTCTTCCCAGCATTCGTAGATGTTCGGGCATCCTGCTTCCTGGCAGACCGTGTGCAGGCCCTCATCCCGGACCAGGTCGTGAAGCGCGCGGTACTCCTCGCCCATCCGGGCCTCCGTCTTGATCCACTCGGGCTTGCGCTCGATCGGGGTCTGGGCATTGCGCACCTCGAGGCGCAGGAGCTTGCGTCCCTCCGGCCCGCCCGCTGCCGGGGCGCCGGCGGGCACGGCGCAGCCGCCGCTCACGCTGCGACCGCCGTGTCGAACTCGGCGCGGAAGTGGCGGGTGACGGTGTCGAGCGCCGATGCGGGCGAGATGTCATCGCCCAACACCGTCGACAGCGTGGCCACCCCGGCATCGGTGATGCCGCAGGGGATGATCTGGTCGAAGGGCGCGAGGTCGTTGTCGCAATTGAGGGCGAAGCCGTGCATCGTCACGCCGCGCTGGACGCGGACGCCGATCGCCGCGATCTTCGCGTCGTGGCCGCCGTCACGTACCCACACCCCGCTACGACCCGTCACCTGACGGGCCGAGATGCCGAGCTCGGCGACAGCGTCGATGAGGACACGTTCGAGTCTCCGCACGTGCGAGACGACGTCGACCGGCTCGGGGAGGCGGAGGATCGGATAGCCCACCAGCTGCCCGGGCCCGTGCCAGGTGATCTTGCCGCCGCGGTCGACATCGACCACGGCGGTCCCGTCGGTCGGTCGTTCGCCGGGGGAGGTGCGTGCTCCCGCGGTGAACACCGCCTCGTGCTCCAGCAGAAGGAGTGTGTCCGGACCGCCGGCGACCACAGCGTCGTGAACACGACGCTGCAGCTCCCAGCCTTGTGCATATGGGACGACGGCGGGGGCGAGCCCCACGACGCGGATGTCGAGCACGGATCCTCCTCGAGATACTGGACTGCGTCCAAGAATACGACACGCCTAGGCTGTCATGGTGACGTCCCGATCCCGCGCCGGCCGGCCCCGCGTGTCGTCCCGCGAGACGCTGGCCGAGGCTGCGTGCGAGTTGTTCCTCGAGCAGGGCTACGACGCGACGACCGTCGCTGACATCACACGGCGCGCCGGCGTCAGTCGATCGAGCTTCTTCAATTACTTCTCGTCGAAGTCCGCCGTCCTGTGGTCGGGGCTCGACGAGCGGCTCGACGCAATCGAGCGCGCTCTGCGCTCCGCCTCCGACGTCGAGGACGTCGCGGCGGCCGTGGCCGACCTCGCCCAGGGCTTCGCTCCCGATGCGCTGGCGCTGGCGATCGTCAACGATGCAGCGATGGGGTTGTCGGACGAGCTCGCACGCGACGCGGCTCTGCGCTCCGCTCGGGTCGCTGCCGCCGTGGCGGAGACGCTCCATCGCGCGGGGACGGGCCGGCTCGAATCCGACATCCTCGGTGGCGCGTGGGGCGGTGCGGTGCTGGGTGCCGTCCGGTCGTGGGCGCGTGGGGGAGCGGGCCGTAGCGACCTGGCGCAGGAGATGGCCCGGGCGATCGCTCTCGTCCGCCGGCGCTGAGCGGCCGAAGCCGCGGTCGGTGCCCGCGGGCGGCCACCCGCTCGCATAGAATCGAGGGATCATGGCAACTTTCGGCACGCTCTCCGACCGTCTCACCGAGACCTTCCGGAACCTCCGCACCAAAGGAAAGCTCTCGGCGGCTGACGTCGACCAGACCGTCCGTGAGATCCGCCGTGCGCTGCTCGACGCCGACGTCGCCCTCGTGGTCGTCAAGGAGTTCACCGCCAAGGTGCGCGAGCGCGCGCTCGGCGACGAGGTCAACCGCGCGCTGAACCCGGCGCAGCAGGTCGTCCAGATCGTCAACGAGGAGCTCGTGGGCATCCTCGGCGGCGAACAGCGGCGGCTGCAGTTCGCGAAGAACCCGCCGACCGTCATCATGCTCGCGGGTCTGCAGGGTTCGGGTAAGACCACGTTCGCAGGCAAGCTCGCCAAGCAGCTCGAGAAAGACGGCCACACGCCGCTCCTCGTCGCGTGCGACCTCCAGCGCCCGAACGCCGTGAACCAGCTCCAGGTCGTCGCCGAGCGCGCCGGGGCGGCCATCTACGCGCCCGAGCCGGGCAACGGGGTCGGCGACCCCGTGCGGGTTGCGCGCGACGGCGTCGATCACGCCCGCCGTCACCAGCACGACGTGGTCATCATCGACACGGCGGGACGACTCGGCGTCGACGCCGAGCTGATGAAGCAGGCGGCCTCGATCCGGAAGGCGACCGATCCCGACGAGGTGCTGTTCGTCATCGACGCGATGATCGGTCAGGACGCGGTCAACACCGCGAAGGCGTTCCAGGAGGGTGTCGACTTCACCGGCGTCGTCCTCTCGAAGCTCGACGGAGACGCCCGCGGTGGCGCCGCGCTGTCGGTCGCCTCGGTCACGCAGCGGCCTATCATCTTCGCGTCCACGGGTGAGGGCCTCGACGACCTCGAACCCTTCCACCCCGACCGGATGGCCAGCCGCATCCTCGACCTGGGTGACATCCTCACCCTGATCGAACAGGCTCAGCAGGCGTTCGATGAGCAGGAGGCCCTCGCGGTCGCCGAGAAGCTCGCCAAGGAGCAGTTCACGCTCGAGGACTTCCTCGACCAGCTTCAGCAGATGAAGAAGATGGGCTCGATGAAGAAGATGCTCGGCATGCTGCCGGGCATGGGGCAGATGAAACAGCAGCTCGAGCAGTTCGACGAGCGCGAGATCGACCGCACCGAGGCGATCATCCGGTCGATGACGCCGTCTGAGCGACGCAACCCCAAGGTGCTCAACGGCTCGCGCCGCCTGCGCATCGCCCGCGGCTCGGGCATGACGGTGACCGACGTCAACCAGCTCGTGCAGCGCTTCGAGCAGGCCGCGAAGATGATGAAGACGGTGGCCCGAGGCGGCGTGCCCAACATCCCTGGTATGGGACCCATGGGTGGGAAGCCCGGCGCGTCGAGCAAGCGCGGCAAGCAGGCCAAGAGCAAAAGCGGTTCGCGTTCGGGAAACCCGGCCAAGCGCGCCGCCGAGAATGCGGGCCTCGCGACTGCCACAGCGCCGACCGGCTCGGGCTTCGGCCTCGGAACCGGCGGTCAGGCTCAGCCGAGCGAGGCCGACCTCGCCGAAATCCAGAAGCTTTTCGGCAAGGGCTGAGTCAGCGGGGCCGGCTCAGCGGCCCTGACTCAGCGGCCGACGTCCGGCTGCGCCAGGTGCTGGCGCAGCGTCGGGCCGTCGCGGAACTCGCGGATGAGGTGCTGCACGACCTCGCGGAGGTCGCCGTCGGCCGCATCCGCGACGCGCGTCTGCCGGAGATAGCTGGCCCCTTGATCGAGGATCGTGTTCAGCCCTCGGAACTCGCGGGCGCAGTGCAGCTCCTCGGCGATCGGCTCGAGCTCCGCCATCGTGTCGCGGAGGTGGTCTGCGACGTGCCGCTGAGTGCCGTCCGCATCGACGATGAGACGTGCGTCGAGTCCGTACCGCGCTGCGCGCCACTTGTTCTCCCGGACGAACCACGGCGGGATCGTGGGAAGTTCACGCCCCTCGTCGAGCTGGCGGGAGAGGTGCTCGGTGAGCACCTGAACGAGGGATGCCACGGCGGCGAGCTCGGGAAGGGTCGACATCCCGTCGCACGCCCGGATCTCGAGCGTTCCCCACTTCGGCGCCGGGCGGATGTCCCAGCGCACCTCGGATGCGTCCTCCATGACACCCGTGCGCACCATGCCGTCGAGGTAGTCCTCGAAGTCGCTCCACTTCGTGAAGCTCCAGGGCAGGCCGGCGGTGGGCAGCTGCTGGAAGACGAGGGCGCGGTTGGATGCATAGCCGGTGCGGTCGCCCGCCCAGAACGGGCTCGACGCCGAGAGCGCCTGGAGATGGGGGAGGTAGACCGAGAGGGCGTTGATCAGCGGGAACACCTTGTTGACGTCCTCGACGCCGACGTGGATGTGGATTCCCCAGATCATCATGTTGCGGCCCCACCACTGCGTCCGCTCGATGAGCTTGTGGTAGCGGGTCTTGTCCGTGATCTCCTGCTCGTACCACCGTGCGAAGGGGTGGCTGCCGGCGCACAGCATCTCGAGACCGCGCGGTGCGGCGAACTCTCGCACCCGCTGGATGGCGTCGTCGATGTCATCGACCGCGGCTGCGACGGTGTCGCCGACTCCGCTGGTGACCTCGATGGTGTTCGTCAGCAGCTCGCCGGTGATGGTGTAGCGCTCGAGCGCCGAGGATTCCTCCACTTCGGCGAGCACTTCGGGCGCTCGGGGCGCGAGATCTCCGGTGTCGCGGTCGGCGAGCATCAACTCCCACTCGATGCCCACGGAGGAGCGGGCAGACGTGGCGAAGGGGACCGTCATGCGCTCAGTCTGACACGCGCTACGGCGCGGTTCGCGACGACCGTCATCATCTGGCAAAATAGACGGTTGGACCGCTCGCTCGACCCTCTATCCGGCGAGAAGGTCCACCCTCAGAGCTCCCGCCGGGTGTGCACCCCACGCTCCAGGCGACGTTCACTTCACATCACACCACTCAGGAGAATTGTGGCTGTCAAGATTCGTCTCAAGCGCCTCGGCAAGATCCGCGCACCCTACTACCGCATCGTCGTCGCCGACTCGCGCACCAAGCGCGACGGCCGAGTGATCGAGGAGATCGGTCAGTACCACCCGACCGAAGAGCCCTCGGTCATCAAGGTCGACTCCGAGCGTGCCCAGTACTGGCTCTCGGTCGGCGCGCAGCCGACGGAGCAGGTCACCGCGCTGCTCAAGCTCACGGGCGACTGGGGCAAGTTCAAGGGCGACAAGAACGCCGTCTCGACCGTTCGCACGGCCGAGGCCAAGGGCGACTTCGTCGCCGACGCGTCGAAGAAGTCGGTCATCAAGCCGCAGGCCGCGAAGAAGGCTGAGGAGCCCGCCGCCGAGGCTCCCGCCGACGAGGCCGCCGCCGACGCGACCGACGCGGAGTAATCCGTTGCTGTCCGCCGCGCTCGAGCACGTCGTCAAGGGGATCGTCGATCACCCCGACGACGTCGTCATCCGTTCCTCCTCGTCGCCCCGCGGCGAAGTACTCGAGGTGCGCGTGCACCCCGACGACCGGGGACGGGTGATCGGGCGCGGCGGGCGCACCGCCAAGGCGCTGCGAGCATTGATTTCCGCGCTGGCCGACGGCACGCGCGTCCGTGTCGACGTCGCGGACGACTGAGATGGCCGCCGAACCCGCTCGCACTCAGCTGCGCGTCGGGCGCCTCGTCAAGGCGCACGGGCTCAAGGGCGCGCTCAAGCTCGAGCTCTACACCGACGATCCCGACGGTCGCTTCGTGACGGGCGCAACGTTCACGTTGCAAGTCCCCGAAGCATCACCGTGGCACGGCAAGACCGTGACCGTCCGCGAGTTCCGGTGGATGAACTCGCACCCCGTCCTCTTCCTCGAGGACGTCAACGACCGCGACGCCGCCGAGAGCCTCGTGAAGGCCATCCTGTGGGTCGACCAGGACGGCGACGCCACTGCTGAGGACGACGCGTGGTTCGACCACCAGCTCGTCGGCCTCGACGTCGTCCGCGACGGGCAGAAGGTCGGACGCATCGCACGCGTCGACCACTTCCCCGCGCAGGACCTTCTGATCGTCCAGCGCGACGGTGATGACACCGAGGTCCTCGTCCCGTTCGTCAAGGCGATCGTGCCCGAAGTGGATGTCGCGGCGGGCCGCGTGATCGTCACGCCGCCGGCCGGACTGTTCGAAGAGTTGCCAGCCGAACAGTCGGATGACGCGGTGGAAGCCGCTTCCGACCCTGAGGGCGGCGACGCCCCCACCGAGGGCTGACGTGCGCGTCGACGTCGTCACGATCTTCCCCGCGTTCTTCGACGTCCTCGAGGTTTCGCTCCTCGGCAAGGCCCGCGGTGCGGGTCTCCTCGACGTCCGCGTTCACGACCTGCGCGACTACGCCACCGATCGTCATCGGACCGTCGACGACACCCCCTACGGCGGCGGCGCCGGCATGGTGATGAAGCCCGAGCCCTGGGGGCTCGCGCTCGATGCGATCGTGGCGGATGCGGCCGACCGGCCGACGTTCATCTTTCCCTCGCCCGCCGGCGAGCGGTTCTCGCAGGCGTCGGCGCGTCAGCTCAGCGGAGCATCGCACCTGGTGTTCGGCTGCGGACGCTACGAAGGGATCGACGAGCGCGTGTTCACGTACGCTGCGACCCTCGGCGACGTCCGACTCATGAGCCTCGGCGACTACGTCCTCAACGGAGGAGAGGTCGCCTCGATGGCGATGATCGAAGCGATCGGTCGCCTCATTCCCGGCGTCGTGGGCAACCCGGAGAGCCTCGTCGAGGAGTCTCACGAGGACGGGCTGCTCGAGTACCCCTCCTACACCAAGCCCGCGTCGTGGCGGGGCCACGATGTGCCGGACGTCCTGCTCAGCGGACACCACGGCCGCGTCGCGGAGTGGCGGCACGCTCAGCGGGTCGAGCGCACGCGCCAGCGCCGTCCCGACCTGCTCCCCGGCGGCCTCGGGGACTGAGCGCTCGTCGGGATCGGCCGAGCCCGCCGCGGCCCCTCAGTCGACGCCGAGGAAAGAGCGGTCGGTGAGGATCACGGGGCCCTCGGCCGTGATCGCGACGGTGTGCTCCGAATGTGCCCCACGCGATCCGTCGGCGCTGCGCAACGTCCATCCGTCCGCGTCGGTGATGAGCTTGTCCGTGGTCTGCAGGAACCACGGCTCGAGCGCCACGACGAGGCCGGCGCGAAGCGGATAGCCCCGGCCGGGCTTGCCGTCGTTGGGGACATGGGGATCGCCGTGCATCTCGCGGCCGACGCCGTGTCCGCCGAAGTCGGTGTTGATCGACAGTCCGTCGGCCCGGGCGACCGTCGCGACGGCGTGCGAGATGTCGCCGATCTTGTTGCCCACGACGGCGGCGCTGATCGCCGCGTCAAGCGCGCGCTCGGTCGTGTCGATGAGCGCGAGGTCTTCGTCACGAGCGGTGCCGACCACGAACGACACCGCCGAGTCGGCGACCCAGCCGTCGACGGAGACGGCGAAGTCGAGCGTGACGAGGTCGCCGTCGCGCAGCGCATAGTCGTGGGGGAGGCCGTGGAGGACCGCATCGTTGATCGAGGTGCAGATGACCTTGCCGAACGGACTCGCCCCGAAGGACGGGTGGTAGTCGATGTAGCACGACTCAGCGCCGGCACGTCGGATGAGCTCGTGCGCGCGCCGGTCGATCGCCAGGAGGTTCGTCCCGACCTTCGTCTCGTCGCGAAGGGTCGCCAGCGTCTCGGCGACGAAGCGTCCAGCCGGACGCATCGCTTCGATCTCGGCAGGTGTGCGCAGCTCGATCATCGTGATCCTCTCTTCAGGTTCTATCCTGCCGGACCGGCGTAGCATCAGGAGCATGTGGCTGCGACGCGCACTCTTCTCCTGGCTCCTCCCGGCAGCTGTCGTGCTGCCGCTCTGGCTCGTCGTCGGTTGGGCGATCTCGGGAGCGGGCGGCTGGGTCTTCCTGTGGGTGCTGTTCATCGCAGTGCCTGCCGTGTTGATCGGCCAGCTGGTGACCACGTTGCTCGTGCGGGCTCGGGGCACCGTCCGGCACTCCCGGATGCTGTCGTGGTGGGACGTCCTGGTCTTCGCCGTGTGGCACGGGCTCATCATCGCGATCGGGTTCTACCCCGCTGGCGCCTTCTGGCCGCTGCTGTTCGCAGCGGTCGCCGCATTCCTCGCCGTCTTCTGGGTTTCGCTGTGGCAACTCTTCCGCGAAGCGCGCCCCGTCTCGCTGTTCTCGGTGGCGACCGATCCGAGCTACCTCCGTGAGGCGATGCGGCCGAGTTCCGAGCGTCTCCCCGACGAGAAGGTCGTGATCATCGAAGAGGTCCGGCGCAGCGACAGCTGACGTTTTGGTGCGCGGGGCGCGGCGTGGCAGAATGGACGCTTGTGCCCTGACAGTTCTCTGCCTCAGGGGAGCGGCGCCCGGCGGGCGCCCGGGGCACCGCATCCTTATTCAACTTTTTCGTGGTCGACCTGAGGCGGTCGCAGGAAGAACAGATCATGCAGATCCTCGACTCCGTCGACGCAGCATCGCTGCGTAGCGACATCCCCGCATTCGCCCCCGGAGACACCGTCAAGGTGCACGTCAACATCACCGAGGGCAACCGCTCGCGTATCCAGGTCTTCCAGGGCGTCGTCATCGGCCGCTCGGGCGACGGCGTGCGCGAGACCTTCACCGTCCGGAAGATCAGCTTCCAGGTCGGCGTCGAGCGCACCTTCCCCGTCCACAGCCCCGTGATCGACCACATCGAGGTCGTCACGCGCGGTGACGTCCGTCGCGCGAAGCTGTACTACCTGCGCAACCTGCGCGGCAAGAAGGCGAAGATCAAGGAGAAGCGCGACCGCTGATAGCAGCGACGCATTCTCTGGATGCCCCGGGCTCAGGCTCGGGGCATCCGTCGTCTGCGCTGCGCGGTGACCGGCGTTGGCCGCGGAATGTGCGACCCTGGGTAGGGCTCCCCGGCGGGTGAGTCGGATGAGAGGCGATGAATGACCACCGATGACCTTGCCGCGCAGGCGCCGAAGCCCGCGCGTTCACGATCACGTCGCCTCGGCCTGCTGCTCCGCGACGTCCTGGTGATCGTCGCCATCGCACTCGCGGTGTCGTTCCTGGTCAAGACGTTTCTCGTCCGCTCGTTCTACATCCCCTCCGGGTCGATGGAACGCACGCTGCTGAAGGACGACCGGATCCTCGTCGACCAGCTCACGCCCCGATTCGGCGGCTACGCGCGCGGCGACGTCGTCGTCTTCCGTGATCCGGGCGGTTGGCTCCCCGCGACGGTCGAGCCGGCGCGCCCCCCGCTCGTGGAGGGGATGGACTGGGTGCTCTCGATCGTCGGACTGTCAGCCCCCGACAGCAAAGACCACCTCATCAAGCGCATCATCGGAATGCCGGGCGACCACGTCGTGTGCTGCAACGCCGTCGGCCAGATCACCGTGAACGACGTGCCGATCGACGAGTCGTCGTACGTGTCGCTCGCCGACGGGCAGTCGGCTCCACAGGAGGTGCCGTTCGATGTGACGGTGCCGGAGAACTCGCTGTGGGTGCTCGGTGACAACCGCGATCACTCGCGGGACTCGCGCTACAACCGCGATCAGCCTTCGCAAGGCTTCGTCCCGCTCGACAACGTGGTCGGACGAGCCTTCCTCATCACGTGGCCGCTCGACCGTTTCGGTCTCATCGATTTTCACCACGACGCCTTCGCGGGTGTTCCCGCGCCTGTGACGCGATGACCGTCGTCGCGCCCCGGCTGACCGTCGAACGGCGGCTGCTGCGCGAGTACGAGCTCGTCGTCGCCCTCGACGAGGTGGGGCGCGGTGCGCTCGCGGGGCCGGTGTCGGTGGGCGCCGCCGTGCTCGACGCGTGCGGCGCACGCCGGCGCATCCCCGAAGGACTGCGCGATTCCAAGCTCGTCACGGAGCTCCGCAGGCCCGAGCTGGCAGCGAGAGCCGCGGACTGGGTCATGGCGTCTGCGGTCGGGTCGGCGACGC
It contains:
- the trmD gene encoding tRNA (guanosine(37)-N1)-methyltransferase TrmD; translated protein: MRVDVVTIFPAFFDVLEVSLLGKARGAGLLDVRVHDLRDYATDRHRTVDDTPYGGGAGMVMKPEPWGLALDAIVADAADRPTFIFPSPAGERFSQASARQLSGASHLVFGCGRYEGIDERVFTYAATLGDVRLMSLGDYVLNGGEVASMAMIEAIGRLIPGVVGNPESLVEESHEDGLLEYPSYTKPASWRGHDVPDVLLSGHHGRVAEWRHAQRVERTRQRRPDLLPGGLGD
- the lepB gene encoding signal peptidase I, producing MTTDDLAAQAPKPARSRSRRLGLLLRDVLVIVAIALAVSFLVKTFLVRSFYIPSGSMERTLLKDDRILVDQLTPRFGGYARGDVVVFRDPGGWLPATVEPARPPLVEGMDWVLSIVGLSAPDSKDHLIKRIIGMPGDHVVCCNAVGQITVNDVPIDESSYVSLADGQSAPQEVPFDVTVPENSLWVLGDNRDHSRDSRYNRDQPSQGFVPLDNVVGRAFLITWPLDRFGLIDFHHDAFAGVPAPVTR
- the rplS gene encoding 50S ribosomal protein L19; its protein translation is MQILDSVDAASLRSDIPAFAPGDTVKVHVNITEGNRSRIQVFQGVVIGRSGDGVRETFTVRKISFQVGVERTFPVHSPVIDHIEVVTRGDVRRAKLYYLRNLRGKKAKIKEKRDR
- the map gene encoding type I methionyl aminopeptidase; the encoded protein is MIELRTPAEIEAMRPAGRFVAETLATLRDETKVGTNLLAIDRRAHELIRRAGAESCYIDYHPSFGASPFGKVICTSINDAVLHGLPHDYALRDGDLVTLDFAVSVDGWVADSAVSFVVGTARDEDLALIDTTERALDAAISAAVVGNKIGDISHAVATVARADGLSINTDFGGHGVGREMHGDPHVPNDGKPGRGYPLRAGLVVALEPWFLQTTDKLITDADGWTLRSADGSRGAHSEHTVAITAEGPVILTDRSFLGVD
- a CDS encoding MFS transporter permease, which encodes MWLRRALFSWLLPAAVVLPLWLVVGWAISGAGGWVFLWVLFIAVPAVLIGQLVTTLLVRARGTVRHSRMLSWWDVLVFAVWHGLIIAIGFYPAGAFWPLLFAAVAAFLAVFWVSLWQLFREARPVSLFSVATDPSYLREAMRPSSERLPDEKVVIIEEVRRSDS